Proteins encoded in a region of the Mycoplasma feriruminatoris genome:
- a CDS encoding class II fructose-bisphosphate aldolase — MKASLKEQLLKARNNGYAIGAFNFDNIEMLKAIVESAEELNSPIIAMVTQSAAKYIGKEIVIASSNAIINNAKVPIVLHWDHGYDMDLIKWACDNNFSSVMLDASLDDFNTNVNKTIEIVKYARSKNVEVESEIGHVGGKEDDMDSNINRYTSVDDAIKFNELTKVDALAIAIGTNHGVFKSSPNLNFDRIKQIRNAINTPLVLHGSSGLCENDLKKAIKAGICKINIGTDLKLAYANSLKQWFKDNPNDYDARKFNRFAIDEMKKVIKDKLEIIGSINKA; from the coding sequence ATGAAAGCTAGTTTAAAAGAACAATTATTAAAAGCTAGAAATAACGGTTATGCAATTGGTGCTTTTAATTTTGATAATATTGAAATGTTAAAAGCAATAGTTGAATCAGCTGAAGAGTTAAACTCACCAATAATTGCAATGGTTACACAATCTGCTGCTAAATATATAGGAAAAGAAATAGTTATTGCTAGTAGTAATGCGATTATTAATAATGCTAAAGTTCCTATAGTCTTACATTGAGATCACGGTTATGATATGGATTTAATTAAATGAGCTTGTGATAATAACTTTTCATCAGTTATGTTAGATGCTTCGTTAGATGATTTTAATACTAATGTAAATAAGACTATAGAAATAGTTAAGTATGCTAGATCTAAAAATGTAGAAGTTGAATCTGAAATTGGTCATGTTGGTGGTAAAGAAGATGATATGGATTCAAACATAAATAGATATACTAGTGTTGATGATGCTATTAAGTTTAATGAACTAACAAAAGTTGATGCTTTAGCAATAGCAATTGGAACAAACCATGGAGTTTTTAAAAGCTCACCTAATTTGAATTTTGATCGTATAAAACAAATAAGAAATGCAATCAATACACCTTTAGTTTTACACGGTTCAAGTGGTCTATGTGAAAATGATTTAAAAAAAGCAATAAAAGCTGGTATTTGTAAAATAAACATTGGAACTGATTTAAAACTAGCTTATGCTAATAGTTTAAAACAATGATTTAAGGATAATCCAAATGATTATGATGCTAGAAAATTTAATCGTTTTGCAATTGATGAAATGAAAAAAGTAATTAAAGATAAGCTTGAAATTATAGGGTCAATTAATAAAGCTTAG
- a CDS encoding DeoR/GlpR family DNA-binding transcription regulator, with the protein MLKDERRQKILEIVNEKDFVTNKQLSKLLSSTIQTIINDISELDKEQKLYKVYGGAKSIHPQTKRYELFDEEKQHININTKDLIAKKASEYVSDGDLIFLDTGTTTKQMIKYLINKKIIVVTNGYSIALELIEQDIEVILLGGSINPSTHATIGELALKNLDNFYFDKVFIGMNNLSSQHFYTTNIKEALIKEKAIKNSDKSFILMDSSKFGNKNVIKVDVLKETILISDKHTDEYKGLIINLE; encoded by the coding sequence ATGTTAAAAGATGAAAGAAGACAAAAAATTCTAGAAATTGTAAATGAAAAAGACTTTGTTACTAATAAACAACTTTCAAAACTACTGTCTTCTACTATTCAAACTATTATTAACGATATTTCAGAACTAGATAAAGAACAAAAACTTTATAAAGTGTATGGTGGAGCCAAATCTATACATCCACAAACAAAACGTTATGAATTATTTGATGAAGAAAAACAACATATAAATATTAATACAAAAGATCTTATTGCAAAAAAAGCTAGTGAATATGTTAGTGATGGTGATCTAATTTTTTTAGATACTGGAACAACAACAAAACAAATGATAAAGTATTTAATTAATAAAAAGATAATTGTTGTAACTAACGGATATTCAATAGCTTTAGAATTAATTGAACAAGATATAGAAGTAATTTTATTAGGTGGATCTATTAATCCTTCTACTCATGCAACAATTGGAGAACTTGCTCTGAAAAACTTAGATAATTTTTACTTTGATAAGGTTTTTATAGGAATGAATAATTTATCATCACAACATTTTTATACAACTAATATTAAAGAAGCATTAATAAAAGAAAAAGCTATTAAAAATTCTGATAAATCTTTTATATTAATGGATTCTTCTAAATTTGGGAATAAAAATGTAATTAAAGTAGATGTTTTAAAAGAAACTATTTTAATAAGTGATAAGCATACAGATGAATATAAAGGACTAATTATAAACCTTGAATAA
- a CDS encoding DUF2326 domain-containing protein, producing the protein MFIKSLKISKQNEIIRNLEFKKGLNLIVDNTSSDDLTKTGNNIGKTTVLKLISFCLAGDSKDIYKTNESKDINDPVKDFLVDNKVLITLELIENIDNPFSKKIVIQRNFLKQKEQIIRVNNKDLKNRKELTKELLNIIFPKHKSKKPSFRQIISHNLRYNDQSINNTLKTLPNAKDSQYEILNLFLFGFSFLKSEEVLNLQEQLKLEYDHLKKLLSNNLNKEILEQTLEIIKKEINELNKKKETLNINEDFKENLDSFNEIKHQISVVSSKIALLEIRKNTINEFVEKMNSNRNSVDLKQLELIFNQTNLFIPKLHKTFDQLVDFHNKMLDEKIAFANKELPDVIQKLVTFQNQLNDLLKVEKELSVKLSKDDTFKELDKIIGQLNEKHYQKGEFETKLNQINDSEKLILDLEQKIKTLTNELYSEEFEEQVKNRVKAFNTYFVKMSQLLYKEWYSISVNKKNEKNKPIYQFSLAVLNNSSGKKQGEIICYDLAYIQFADHFNIDCLHFLLNDKKELMSDNQLSLISDYLVNSNAQLIISMLKDKIPSDVFKNSHVVLELSQEDKLFKF; encoded by the coding sequence ATGTTTATAAAAAGTTTAAAAATTTCTAAACAAAACGAGATTATAAGAAATTTAGAATTTAAAAAAGGTTTAAATTTAATTGTTGATAACACTTCTAGTGATGATTTAACTAAAACTGGTAATAACATAGGAAAAACTACAGTATTAAAACTAATTAGTTTTTGTTTAGCTGGTGATTCTAAAGATATTTATAAAACAAATGAAAGTAAAGATATAAATGATCCTGTTAAAGACTTTTTAGTAGATAATAAAGTTCTAATTACACTAGAATTAATTGAAAATATAGATAATCCATTTTCTAAAAAAATAGTTATTCAAAGAAATTTTTTAAAACAAAAAGAACAAATAATTAGAGTTAATAATAAAGATCTTAAAAACAGAAAAGAATTAACAAAAGAATTATTAAATATTATTTTCCCAAAACACAAATCAAAAAAACCTTCATTTAGACAAATTATTTCTCATAACTTAAGATATAATGATCAAAGTATTAATAATACTTTAAAAACTCTTCCAAATGCAAAAGATTCTCAGTATGAAATTTTAAATTTATTTTTATTTGGATTTAGTTTTTTAAAATCAGAAGAAGTTTTAAATCTTCAAGAACAGTTAAAACTAGAATATGATCATTTAAAAAAACTATTATCAAACAATCTAAATAAAGAAATCCTTGAACAAACTTTAGAAATAATTAAAAAAGAAATTAATGAGTTAAATAAGAAAAAAGAAACACTAAATATCAATGAAGATTTTAAAGAAAATTTAGATTCTTTTAATGAAATTAAACATCAAATTTCTGTTGTTTCAAGTAAAATTGCTTTATTAGAAATCAGAAAAAATACTATTAATGAATTTGTAGAAAAAATGAATTCTAATAGAAATTCTGTTGATCTAAAACAATTAGAATTAATTTTTAATCAAACTAATTTATTTATTCCAAAATTACATAAAACTTTTGATCAGCTAGTTGATTTTCATAATAAAATGCTAGATGAAAAAATCGCTTTTGCTAATAAAGAACTACCAGATGTTATTCAAAAACTAGTAACTTTTCAAAATCAACTAAATGATTTATTAAAAGTAGAAAAAGAATTAAGTGTTAAACTTTCAAAAGATGATACGTTTAAAGAATTAGATAAAATTATTGGTCAATTAAATGAAAAACATTATCAAAAAGGAGAATTTGAAACTAAGTTAAATCAGATTAATGACTCTGAAAAACTTATTTTAGATTTAGAACAAAAAATTAAAACACTAACTAATGAACTATATTCAGAAGAGTTTGAAGAACAAGTAAAAAATAGAGTTAAAGCTTTTAATACTTATTTTGTAAAAATGTCTCAGCTTTTATATAAAGAATGATATTCAATATCAGTTAACAAAAAAAATGAAAAAAATAAACCTATTTATCAATTTAGTTTAGCTGTATTAAATAATAGCTCTGGTAAAAAACAAGGTGAGATTATTTGTTATGATCTTGCTTATATACAATTTGCTGATCATTTTAATATTGATTGTTTACACTTTTTATTAAATGATAAAAAAGAATTAATGTCTGATAATCAATTATCTTTAATTAGCGATTATTTAGTAAATAGCAATGCTCAATTAATTATTTCAATGTTAAAAGATAAAATTCCTAGTGATGTATTTAAAAATTCTCATGTAGTTTTAGAACTTTCTCAAGAAGATAAATTATTTAAATTTTAA
- a CDS encoding ABC-three component system middle component 6 encodes MLIPDNVQPKLTVYYNASLVLKVLYEQNNLDMVDLYANIKKIDNIPFNLFLLSLDWLYLTDKIDINDQGVVHLCL; translated from the coding sequence ATGTTAATACCAGATAATGTTCAACCAAAATTAACTGTTTATTATAATGCATCTTTAGTTTTAAAAGTGTTGTATGAACAAAATAATCTAGATATGGTTGATTTGTATGCTAATATAAAAAAAATAGATAATATTCCTTTTAATCTTTTTTTATTATCTTTAGATTGATTATATTTAACTGACAAAATTGATATAAATGATCAAGGAGTAGTTCATTTATGTTTATAA
- a CDS encoding ABC-three component system protein: MQTKNYIDNIIIKLQKIQDEIKALNSANLYDINKIAENVLAEILNIIYDWSLINANSIQNNMSGFDLIDYKNKILIQVSTTFTKEKLQSSLNKEIYKDYQGYNFKFLSLIKNTKNNWNIINPYNLIFDLKNDLIDFEILSNKISFLKLDKLEKLSNLLDKELNDNSLMQYKNFSVSILADIINELSKINLRKTKVSIPEPIVFKIQDKINNNDFKRTKDTINEYWVFSSIITSIYDQFDKQANNKSFAVLQNIRQIYQDQDVQNKYTSDEIYNNCKNELISFIKNSTNLKVLEIESLSLYIDIILVDAFMRCKIFKGMEIV, from the coding sequence ATGCAAACAAAAAATTACATTGACAACATAATTATTAAATTACAAAAAATACAAGATGAAATAAAAGCGTTAAATAGTGCTAATCTTTATGATATTAATAAAATTGCTGAAAATGTTTTAGCAGAAATTCTTAATATCATTTATGATTGGTCTTTAATAAATGCAAATTCAATTCAAAATAATATGTCTGGTTTTGATTTAATTGATTATAAAAATAAGATTTTAATTCAAGTTTCAACAACCTTTACAAAAGAAAAATTACAAAGTTCTTTAAATAAAGAAATATATAAAGATTATCAAGGTTACAATTTTAAGTTTTTATCACTTATTAAAAATACTAAAAATAATTGAAATATTATTAATCCTTATAATCTGATTTTTGATTTAAAAAATGATTTAATTGATTTTGAAATTCTTTCTAATAAAATTTCATTCTTAAAACTTGATAAATTAGAAAAATTATCAAACCTTTTAGATAAAGAACTAAATGATAATTCTCTTATGCAATATAAAAACTTTAGTGTTTCAATACTTGCTGATATTATTAATGAATTATCAAAAATTAATTTACGAAAAACTAAAGTTAGTATTCCTGAACCTATAGTTTTTAAAATACAAGACAAAATAAATAATAATGATTTTAAAAGAACTAAAGATACAATAAATGAATATTGAGTATTTAGTTCAATAATTACTAGTATTTATGATCAATTTGATAAACAAGCTAATAATAAAAGTTTTGCAGTTTTACAAAACATTAGACAAATATATCAAGATCAAGATGTGCAAAATAAGTACACTTCAGATGAAATTTATAATAACTGTAAAAATGAGTTAATATCTTTTATAAAAAATAGCACAAATTTAAAAGTTTTAGAGATTGAAAGTCTATCATTATACATTGATATAATATTAGTAGATGCTTTTATGAGATGTAAGATATTTAAGGGAATGGAGATTGTTTAA
- a CDS encoding PTS transporter subunit EIIC yields MTKQQKQLTLINEIFENVGGKQNIKDVYNCATRLRLTLYDQNLIQLDNLKTLKGTQGCLISSGELQIIIGSEVSQITNLLKEQLQVNLDANKGFEIKNSLDTNNKKIGITKRFIKSISAIFGPLIPFLIGFGLIMALQQILIRIGWVHAINSNSIFQKDYNVFDLVLNTIANSGFKLLGVMVIWSTTRYLKGNTAIAIALGLIMISPIIPEQGVHLLNIGSWEIVIKPFYSTILVFIFTGIVISYFQKLMNKYLHSVANFILNPLLSLLIGGLLAFFVIGPIMSVIESYVLKAFNWFVTLPYGISGLIIGLTWQPLVVLGVHNVLFFTAVADLTTTNNPSIFLAAAFAAAWAQMGATIAVAIKSKKSVDKSAAIAAALPGIISGPTESCIYAINLPRFKPFILGTIAGGIGGWLISIFNVGLNNLAGLGGIVGFLAYTDKLVLAIIIDLASFILGILITYLFWSEQQAEELLFKNITKELKIKTGHYNSKLQTILLKLKIKKQVVNNQKEVEITQIYNNIDLLYKDIKKFSKQTIKYEKLVEKLKKLEDKNNITSKIKSVILAKKLSEHKLKLENQIKNQKEIIIKNSQTNFKKISDFINQLEKLTNNNLESFKTKYYNAINRIVIDYNLITN; encoded by the coding sequence ATGACAAAACAACAAAAACAACTAACATTAATTAATGAAATTTTTGAAAATGTTGGTGGTAAACAAAATATTAAAGATGTTTATAATTGCGCAACAAGATTAAGACTAACACTTTATGATCAAAATTTGATTCAATTAGATAATCTAAAAACTTTAAAAGGAACTCAGGGTTGTTTAATTTCTAGTGGTGAATTACAAATAATTATAGGTTCAGAAGTTAGTCAAATAACTAATCTTTTAAAAGAACAATTACAAGTTAATTTAGATGCAAATAAAGGATTTGAAATTAAAAATTCATTAGATACAAATAATAAAAAAATAGGTATTACTAAAAGATTTATTAAATCAATTTCAGCTATATTTGGTCCATTAATTCCTTTTTTAATTGGATTTGGATTAATTATGGCTTTACAACAAATTTTAATTAGGATTGGTTGGGTTCATGCAATTAATTCAAATTCTATTTTTCAAAAAGACTATAATGTTTTTGATTTAGTCTTAAATACAATAGCTAATTCAGGATTTAAATTATTGGGAGTAATGGTGATTTGATCAACAACTAGATATTTAAAAGGAAATACTGCTATTGCCATTGCTTTAGGGTTAATTATGATTTCACCAATTATTCCAGAGCAAGGAGTGCATTTATTAAATATAGGTTCTTGAGAAATTGTTATAAAACCATTTTATTCAACAATTTTGGTATTTATTTTTACTGGAATAGTAATTTCTTATTTTCAAAAATTAATGAATAAGTATCTTCATTCAGTTGCTAACTTTATTTTAAATCCACTTTTATCACTACTAATTGGTGGATTATTAGCATTTTTTGTTATTGGCCCAATAATGTCAGTTATTGAATCATATGTATTAAAAGCATTTAATTGATTTGTAACTTTACCATATGGAATAAGTGGTTTAATTATTGGTTTAACTTGACAACCACTAGTTGTTTTAGGAGTTCATAACGTACTATTTTTTACAGCTGTTGCTGATCTAACAACAACTAATAATCCTTCAATATTTTTAGCAGCTGCATTCGCTGCAGCTTGAGCTCAAATGGGAGCAACTATTGCAGTTGCAATTAAATCTAAAAAAAGTGTAGATAAATCAGCAGCCATTGCTGCAGCATTACCTGGAATAATTTCAGGGCCTACTGAATCTTGTATTTATGCAATTAACTTGCCAAGATTTAAACCATTTATTTTAGGAACTATTGCAGGTGGAATTGGTGGTTGATTAATTTCTATATTCAATGTTGGATTAAATAATTTAGCTGGTTTGGGAGGAATCGTTGGATTTTTAGCTTATACTGATAAGCTTGTACTAGCTATTATAATAGATTTAGCTTCATTTATTTTAGGTATTTTAATTACTTATTTATTTTGAAGTGAACAACAAGCAGAAGAACTATTATTTAAAAATATTACTAAAGAGTTAAAAATTAAAACTGGTCATTATAATTCTAAATTACAAACTATTCTATTAAAATTAAAAATTAAAAAACAAGTTGTAAATAATCAAAAAGAAGTTGAAATAACGCAAATTTATAATAATATAGATCTACTATATAAAGATATTAAAAAATTCTCTAAACAAACTATTAAATATGAAAAACTAGTTGAAAAATTAAAAAAATTAGAAGATAAAAATAACATAACTAGTAAAATTAAAAGTGTTATTTTAGCTAAAAAACTTTCTGAACATAAACTTAAATTAGAAAATCAAATTAAAAATCAAAAAGAGATAATCATTAAAAATTCTCAAACAAATTTTAAAAAAATTAGTGATTTTATTAATCAATTAGAAAAATTAACTAATAATAATTTAGAAAGTTTTAAAACTAAGTATTATAATGCAATTAATAGAATAGTTATTGATTATAACTTAATTACAAATTAA
- a CDS encoding 1-phosphofructokinase family hexose kinase, giving the protein MHNKIYIVSLSPSIDYILKFNNFIKNKTNRPTDQYMYAAGKAIHISMLLNRLNIDNELLVFTNGSFETFFYNDLKKENIKYKQFKANGDIRINLKIIDDSQTESSSYAPEINISELDKLKTYLNEVLKKDDVLILTGSLPVNTDTNIYAQLVELANLKKTYSVVDSFKEPLLKAVDKKPFLIKPNKDELELTFNKELKTDQDIINNAKILLNKGCKNVLVSLGKNGAILITDTKVYKASLPTWDYKVENVAGAGDSMISGFITKYLQTNDYVQALKFSLICGSATAFSPKIASKELIDELSIYLDKIEVKEIE; this is encoded by the coding sequence ATGCATAATAAAATTTATATCGTTTCTTTAAGTCCATCAATTGATTATATTTTAAAATTTAATAACTTTATTAAAAATAAAACTAACAGACCAACTGATCAATATATGTATGCAGCAGGTAAAGCAATACATATATCTATGCTATTAAATAGATTAAATATAGATAATGAATTATTAGTATTTACTAATGGTAGTTTTGAAACATTTTTTTATAATGATTTAAAAAAAGAAAATATTAAATATAAACAATTTAAAGCAAATGGTGATATTAGAATTAATCTTAAAATAATTGATGATAGTCAAACAGAATCAAGTAGCTATGCTCCAGAAATTAATATTAGTGAACTTGATAAATTAAAAACTTATTTAAATGAGGTTTTAAAAAAAGATGATGTTTTAATATTAACAGGAAGTTTACCAGTTAATACTGATACAAATATTTATGCTCAACTAGTAGAATTAGCTAATTTAAAAAAAACTTATAGTGTTGTTGATTCATTTAAAGAACCTTTATTAAAAGCAGTTGATAAAAAGCCTTTTTTAATAAAACCTAATAAAGACGAACTAGAACTAACTTTTAATAAAGAGTTAAAAACTGATCAAGATATTATTAATAATGCAAAAATTTTATTAAACAAAGGTTGTAAAAATGTTTTAGTTTCTTTAGGAAAAAATGGTGCAATTTTAATTACTGATACAAAAGTTTATAAAGCTAGTTTACCAACTTGAGATTATAAAGTAGAAAATGTTGCTGGAGCTGGTGATAGTATGATAAGTGGTTTTATAACTAAATATCTACAAACAAATGATTATGTTCAAGCTTTAAAGTTTTCTTTAATTTGTGGAAGTGCAACTGCTTTTAGTCCTAAAATAGCTTCAAAAGAACTAATTGATGAACTATCTATTTATTTAGATAAAATAGAAGTTAAAGAAATAGAATAA